ttgtgtgtaaTTCACATTCATTCAGGTCTGTGAGACAGATACACTCATATAATAACACTCTTGCATATGTTAATTAAAAATGCATAATTGTCAACCTGATTTCACACTCAAATGCACCAGAGGGGGGAAATAGACAAATCTCTTTGTAATACATGACCACaagttaattacattttttttcttattaatgATCTTCTGCAGAaacaataaaccatttaaactCATATTCAGCTCTTTTTACTGAACTATTTATAAAATATGACCTATATATAAAACTGCTTGGCACAGGAACCCGACGTGTTTTGCAAGAATCTCTGCAGGCGATGAAAATATAGTGTTTTTCCTAAAaggtcaaattaaaaaaattataaaataccAAACTGTTATAAACATTTGGAAATGaagcaaaaatatataatagagtACCACATTAAGATAAAGTACGACGAGGCAGGCAGCATTTACACATTCAAGTTCAAATGAATGTCCTCAGTAGTAACTCATTGATGCAATATTTAGGGGACAAAGGTTGAAAATGTAGAAATCAATCATGTATTTTCAGATCTGTTCTAGTGTTTCTTAGTTTATTTTGTCGATGCATGTGTACTTAGCACTTCTTGTACCAAAGTGTAAATTAAAACGTAAACCCTTAGAGATGAAGCACGCTTAAAAAAATCTAAGTTAATAAATCAGATTAGCTGCCACACCACATTTCACTTCTTATTCCTGTTCTTAGATGTGAAGCAGGAGAATGTGGAAAACTCTCTTGTGGAATGTGAAgacttataaaaaaacaaaaacctgaTAATGTAGGAAAGATATACTGAATGTTTCCCACGGAGGTGACGTGTTGTACATACATCCCATTTGCCATATACGCTGTTTCCCAAAAGCACCTTAGGGCGTCACGTGGGTCTCATTTTTTAGTCTAACCCCAGTGAGACGACACAGATAGTGCAACATCAACCACTGAACGCCGCTGCATCCACGGAGTCCGCCCACTTCACTTCGGAGGAGGCGAAGATGCGACTGTTCCAGCATCCGTCCTGTCATTGGTTTCCGCTCCGTTGTCCTCTTTGCGAGGGAACAACCGGGCCAGAGCGGCGCCGGCCGTGCCGTCGCCGCTCTGGCGTGAGAAGCAGAGGAAGGTGGCCCAGACGAAGGCGCAGCAGCCGGTGAAGGCGGTCCGTAAGTACAGAGGCACCAGGGCGAAGTTCACCAGCTGAGGGAGGAGATACAGATTACCGTGCGTCTACAACGTACTGCTGTATTACACGTTCACGTACCGgaaatataattcatatatatatatacaatgggTACGgcaagtattcagacccctttaaaatgtttcattgcagccatttgctaaaatccaaaaagttcattttatttcttgacTTGAATACttatgtgatatttcagtttttcttttttaataaatttaaacaaatttctacatttctgtttttttctgtcaagatggggtgctgcgtgaacattaatgagaaataaaaagattttttatttattttaggggtctgaatactttccgtacccattGAAAGATGTCAAACAGAATCTATAttcactttattattatttattttttaattaaaccatttatttaaccaggtgaaacccattgagattagaaatctctttttcgagggtgacctggacaagacaggcagcaacataagaaacacacaacaagacgagttaaaagaaactaaaagttaagagacggtgaCATAACAGAGTCAATTTaggaaacattgacatttttgggaacctgcctccatttctttcatttcatattGAAAAGCAGTAAGTGCTCGTCTAAAGTTTGAAGGTGTTCATCACTCACTCGGTCAGTTCTGTGTTGTTATGATATTTTGGAACGAGGTCCTTCAAGCTTTAATCCGCAGGCttgtttttcaaaatgtgtCACATTATTATCGCCGTTGAAATTAACGGAAGTTAGAGaaaacttcttttttctccggaaaaaaaatatattcgcTTAGTGAGCCACAACTCAGGTTCTTCATGAGGTCGTGTGAGTCAGAGTTAATAATCATTAGCAAGTGGACCTTTGAACTTCGAATGTCTTCACTATGTTCACAATGGTTCATCCATGCAGGAGAGATGTTAATATTTACCTGCATAAAGGGCCAGAACATAAGCCCCGTCTGGAAGGAGAGACAAACAGAAAGCACatcataaatacaattaaaaactttaaaaaatttaactaacATCTCTACTGAAATCTGAAAAAAACTTGTAACTTTAGAGATTTAGATGTATATTATGAATGAGTGAAAGTCAGAGTTAGATAACACCAGGAGAGATCTCCCATAACcaaataatacattataaatgAGCTGTTTGTATTTAATACATTGAGCATCCGCAGTTTCCAACTCACTTTGTACGTATTTAGGAATTTCTCCCTCCAGTCTTCAAAGATGTCGTTGTTTCCCTCCAGGAAGCTGACACCTGAGTGAAGAAGAACCCACAGCAGACCGTTCAC
The nucleotide sequence above comes from Pseudoliparis swirei isolate HS2019 ecotype Mariana Trench chromosome 24, NWPU_hadal_v1, whole genome shotgun sequence. Encoded proteins:
- the LOC130190452 gene encoding mpv17-like protein codes for the protein MRQAFLRQVRRFPWATNVTLYGCLFASGDFVHQRLSRTTDELDWRHTRNVAVVAFTFHGNFSFFWMRFLERRFPGNSVKMVLRKLLMDQSIAAPLATSVFYTGVSFLEGNNDIFEDWREKFLNTYKTGLMFWPFMQLVNFALVPLYLRTAFTGCCAFVWATFLCFSRQSGDGTAGAALARLFPRKEDNGAETNDRTDAGTVASSPPPK